From Pseudomonas alcaligenes, a single genomic window includes:
- a CDS encoding TrkH family potassium uptake protein, translated as MASPTLRVIGFILGIFLITLAVSMVIPMLTLLSFERTDDLNAFLWSSLITFVAGLLLLIRGRPQHMHLRPRDMYLLTTASWVVVCGFAALPMVLIAHISYTDAFFETMSGITTTGSTVLTGLDNMSPGILIWRSMLHWLGGIGFIGMAVAILPLLRVGGMRLFQTESSDWSEKVMPRSHMAAKYILYVYVLLTLLGFLAFWVAGMTPFEAINHSMASISTGGFSTSDSSLAHWQQPAVHWVAVVFMLLGSLPFTLYVATLRGHRKALIKDHQVRGLLGFLILSWLVVGTWLWAHSDNTWLDAVRIVAVNTTSVVTTTGYALGDYTTWGSFAVLLFFYLTFIGGCSGSTSGGLKVFRFQVAYVLLKANLQQLVHPRAVIKQQYNNHNLDEDIVRSLITFSFFFTITIGVIAMALTLFGLDWVTALTGAATAVCNVGPGLGPIIGPAGNFASLPDGAKWLLTLGMLLGRLEILTVLVLFTPAFWRH; from the coding sequence ATGGCCTCGCCGACCTTGCGCGTCATCGGCTTCATTCTCGGAATCTTCCTCATTACCCTGGCGGTCAGCATGGTCATCCCGATGCTGACCCTGCTCAGCTTCGAACGCACCGATGATCTCAACGCCTTTCTCTGGTCGAGCCTGATCACTTTCGTCGCCGGCCTGCTCCTGCTGATTCGCGGCCGCCCGCAGCACATGCACCTGCGCCCGCGCGACATGTACCTGCTGACCACCGCCAGCTGGGTGGTGGTGTGTGGCTTCGCCGCCCTGCCGATGGTGCTGATCGCCCATATCAGCTACACCGACGCCTTCTTCGAGACCATGTCCGGTATCACCACCACCGGCTCCACCGTGCTGACCGGGCTGGACAATATGTCGCCGGGCATCCTGATCTGGCGCTCGATGCTGCACTGGCTGGGTGGTATCGGCTTCATCGGCATGGCGGTGGCCATCCTGCCGCTGCTGCGGGTCGGTGGCATGCGCCTGTTCCAGACCGAGTCCTCGGACTGGAGCGAGAAGGTCATGCCGCGCTCGCACATGGCAGCCAAGTACATCCTGTATGTCTATGTACTACTGACACTGCTGGGCTTTCTGGCCTTCTGGGTCGCCGGCATGACACCGTTCGAAGCAATCAACCACTCGATGGCCTCAATTTCCACAGGTGGCTTTTCCACTTCCGACTCATCCCTCGCACACTGGCAACAACCAGCCGTACACTGGGTCGCGGTTGTCTTCATGCTGCTTGGCAGCCTGCCCTTTACCCTCTATGTCGCGACCCTGCGTGGTCATCGCAAGGCCCTGATCAAGGATCACCAGGTGCGTGGCCTGCTCGGTTTCCTGATCCTCAGCTGGCTGGTGGTTGGCACCTGGTTGTGGGCTCACTCGGACAATACCTGGCTGGATGCCGTGCGCATCGTAGCGGTCAACACCACTTCCGTGGTCACCACGACCGGTTACGCACTGGGCGATTACACGACCTGGGGTAGCTTTGCAGTGCTGCTGTTCTTCTACCTGACCTTTATTGGTGGCTGCTCTGGCTCCACCTCGGGCGGCTTGAAGGTTTTCCGTTTCCAGGTCGCCTATGTGCTGCTCAAGGCCAACCTGCAGCAACTGGTGCACCCACGCGCGGTGATCAAGCAGCAATACAACAACCATAACCTCGACGAAGATATCGTCCGCTCGCTGATCACCTTTTCCTTTTTCTTCACCATCACCATCGGCGTAATTGCCATGGCCCTGACCCTGTTCGGTCTGGACTGGGTCACCGCACTCACCGGCGCAGCCACCGCCGTGTGCAACGTCGGCCCCGGCCTGGGCCCGATCATCGGCCCCGCCGGCAACTTCGCCAGCCTGCCTGATGGTGCCAAATGGCTACTGACCCTGGGCATGTTGCTCGGCCGCCTGGAAATTCTCACCGTACTCGTCCTATTTACCCCGGCGTTCTGGCGGCACTGA
- a CDS encoding nitroreductase family protein yields MQALDLLLNRVSVGRLLEPAPDAAQRELLFRAALRAPDHGQLRPWRFLTVEGEARVRLGELFAAALAAGNPEVKPEALDKARAMPLRAPLLVVVIARLSDHPKVPQQEQLLAAGSAAHGILLAAHAQGLGAMWRTGELSYHPQVMAGLGLSASERIVGFLYLGSVEGERRVPQALEPADFVAAWQG; encoded by the coding sequence ATGCAAGCGCTCGATCTGTTGCTCAACCGTGTTTCCGTGGGCCGTCTGCTCGAACCGGCGCCCGATGCCGCCCAGCGCGAGCTGCTGTTCCGCGCCGCCCTGCGTGCGCCGGATCATGGCCAGCTGCGCCCCTGGCGCTTCCTCACCGTGGAAGGCGAGGCCCGTGTGCGCCTCGGTGAGCTGTTCGCCGCGGCTTTGGCCGCCGGCAATCCCGAGGTCAAGCCGGAGGCGCTGGACAAGGCCCGCGCCATGCCGCTGCGCGCACCGCTGCTGGTGGTGGTGATCGCCCGTCTCAGCGATCACCCCAAGGTGCCGCAGCAGGAGCAACTGCTGGCGGCTGGCAGCGCCGCCCATGGCATCCTGCTGGCGGCCCATGCCCAGGGCCTCGGCGCCATGTGGCGCACCGGCGAGCTGAGCTACCACCCGCAGGTGATGGCCGGGCTGGGCCTGAGCGCCAGCGAGCGCATCGTCGGTTTCCTTTATCTCGGTAGCGTGGAAGGCGAGCGGCGTGTGCCGCAGGCGCTGGAGCCGGCCGATTTCGTGGCGGCCTGGCAGGGCTGA
- a CDS encoding YkgJ family cysteine cluster protein, whose product MSENSPCLSCGACCAHFRVSFYWGECQSAGGSVPDQLVEQVNSHRVAMLGTASKPVRCVGLQGEVGCAVSCSLYEQRSSTCREFSASWEDGAANPNCDAARAAYGLPALVPVADAECCA is encoded by the coding sequence ATGTCCGAAAACAGTCCTTGCCTGAGTTGTGGCGCCTGTTGCGCGCATTTCCGGGTGTCGTTCTACTGGGGGGAGTGTCAGTCTGCCGGTGGCAGCGTGCCCGATCAGCTGGTCGAGCAGGTCAACAGCCACCGTGTGGCCATGCTCGGCACCGCCAGCAAGCCGGTGCGTTGCGTCGGTTTGCAGGGCGAAGTCGGCTGCGCAGTCAGCTGCAGCCTGTACGAGCAGCGCTCCAGTACCTGCCGCGAGTTCAGCGCCAGCTGGGAAGATGGCGCGGCCAACCCCAATTGCGATGCCGCCCGTGCCGCTTACGGCCTGCCGGCGCTGGTGCCGGTGGCAGACGCGGAGTGCTGCGCGTAA